A stretch of DNA from Roseovarius faecimaris:
GATCCGTGACTACATCGGCGATGTGAACGTCTATCAATAAACGACGATCAGCAAGAGTGCCGAGAGCACGCATACGCGGGCAGACATAGGGTCTGCCCGTTTTGTTACGACCGCCAAACCTTTAAATCGAGCAGGAATGACCTAAATCTGAGTGATACGCTCAGATAAGGAGACCACCTCGATGCAATGCCCGATTGATGGAACCCAACTTGTCATGACTGATCGCGCCGGGGTCGAGATTGACTATTGTCCACAATGCCGCGGCGTATGGCTCGATCGGGGGGAGCTGGACAAGATCATCGAAAGATCCGCGCCGCAACAGGTCGCTGCGCAACCTGCCCGGCAGCATGATGACGGCTATGGCGGCAAACCCTACAAAAAGAAGAAACGCGGCGGGTTCCTTGAGGATATCTTTGATTTCTGATCGTGCGGCGGGGTGAGCCTCGACTCGGCAAAAGATCTGTCATGACGCCAGCGGCGCGCCCTCGCAGGCCCGGAATGCGGCGACCGGCTCGGCCGCGCCCTCCAGTGGGAAACTGACCTGCGCATCACCGGCCATCGCAAGGGCCGTGTGATTGAACTCCAGCCCGTCCAGCACATTGCCAAACCCTGTGTCGATCACGGTCAGGGCCGTGCCGCCCTCGTGCAGCTTGTGCCTGTCCGTGCCGATCCCGATCGCGCGGGGGCCGTCAAAGCGCATCGCGAAGACGGGCGCGTCGGGCCAGGGTAGGGCGCGGGTGATCGTGATCGTATAGAGCGGTTGGATGGGATCATAGGTCAGCTCGATCTGCGCCTCTGGCGTCTCGTGGCTGAGCCGACAGGGCAGGCCGGGTGTGAACTCCCAGGCCTGGGCGGGCAAAGCAAGACTGAACAGCAGACCAATGACGCGCATGACCGCAAGATAGCGCCTTCATGCGCCCCTGCCAGCCCCCGCGGCTCAGTCGCGCGGTGGATAGGCAAAATGATAGGCCAGCGCCACGCCGCCCGCGCCGCCAAGAATATTGCCCAGCGTGACCCAGATGAGGTTTGCAACCATTGCGCCGATGGGGGCTGTGCTGCCAGCCAGAACACCTTGGGGAAAGAGGTACATATTGGCGACCGAGTGTTCGAGACCAAGAAGGACAAACGCGGAGATCGGCCAGAGAATGGCAAGTATCTTGCCCGCCGCCGTGCGTGCTCCGAAGGTGAGCCACACCGCGAGACAGACCAGACCATTGCAGAGCGCGCCGCGCATGAACGCCTGCAAGGGTGATAGGGCCGTCTTGCCCTCTGCGATGTTCATGGCTGTCTGGCCCATCGGGCCGTCGAGAAGACCCGTCAGCGCGAAGGCAACGGCAAGCCCAAGCGCACCCAACGCATTGCCGACATAGACAAGGCCCCAGTTGCGCAGAAGGGCGGCAAGGGTGATGCGCCTGTCGACCGCGGCCATCGTCATCAGAGCATTGCCGGTAAAAAGCTCTGCACCACCGATGATCACGAGGATCAGACCCAGGGAAAAGACGACACCGCCCAGAAAGCGCGCGGGGCCGAAACTGCTGTCCAGGCCCGTCATCACCATGGTGTAGGCCGCACCGCCAAAGCCGATGAATGCCCCCGCAAGAATGGCCAGTGTCAGCATCTGACGCGCGGGTAGCGCGGCCTTGGCCACGCCCGCGATTTCGACGCGCTCCGCGATCTCGGCAGGTTTGTAGGCGTCAAGCCCGGTGGGATTGGCAGGTGTCATGACAGGCACAATGCCCGGTTCGCGGTCAAGACGATTTGATCGGGATCAAATCAGAGGGAGCGGTCTTCGTACTTATCT
This window harbors:
- a CDS encoding zf-TFIIB domain-containing protein: MQCPIDGTQLVMTDRAGVEIDYCPQCRGVWLDRGELDKIIERSAPQQVAAQPARQHDDGYGGKPYKKKKRGGFLEDIFDF
- a CDS encoding formate/nitrite transporter family protein — protein: MTPANPTGLDAYKPAEIAERVEIAGVAKAALPARQMLTLAILAGAFIGFGGAAYTMVMTGLDSSFGPARFLGGVVFSLGLILVIIGGAELFTGNALMTMAAVDRRITLAALLRNWGLVYVGNALGALGLAVAFALTGLLDGPMGQTAMNIAEGKTALSPLQAFMRGALCNGLVCLAVWLTFGARTAAGKILAILWPISAFVLLGLEHSVANMYLFPQGVLAGSTAPIGAMVANLIWVTLGNILGGAGGVALAYHFAYPPRD